The Candidatus Thiodiazotropha endoloripes genome has a window encoding:
- a CDS encoding class GN sortase has translation MGLRLAQTMVLLMALFGSGMVVNGLWIEAKAWLAEGLINLAWQRTLNGQRQVTPWPWADTWPVARIESPRLGVSRLVLSGDSGSTLAFAPGWAEQSTPPGGVGRSFISGHRDTHFRFLKDLQIGDTLKLQEGDGRELDYRVVEHLVVDHRAGWQIPLTGPQELVLITCFPFDALMPGGPLRYIVRAEITG, from the coding sequence ATGGGTTTGAGATTGGCTCAGACAATGGTCTTGCTGATGGCGTTGTTCGGCAGCGGCATGGTGGTAAACGGGCTATGGATCGAAGCCAAGGCCTGGCTCGCCGAGGGGTTGATCAATCTTGCCTGGCAGCGGACGCTGAACGGCCAGCGGCAGGTCACACCCTGGCCCTGGGCCGACACCTGGCCGGTAGCCCGGATCGAATCACCCCGGCTTGGGGTGAGTCGTCTGGTACTGAGTGGCGACAGTGGCTCAACGCTGGCCTTTGCGCCGGGCTGGGCGGAACAGAGCACCCCACCCGGCGGGGTGGGTCGCAGTTTCATCTCCGGTCATCGGGATACCCATTTTCGCTTTCTCAAAGATCTGCAGATCGGTGATACTCTCAAGCTTCAGGAAGGTGATGGCAGAGAGCTGGACTATCGAGTGGTCGAGCATCTGGTGGTGGATCATCGGGCCGGTTGGCAGATTCCCCTGACAGGCCCTCAGGAGCTGGTACTGATCACCTGCTTCCCTTTTGATGCCCTGATGCCTGGGGGACCTCTTCGATACATCGTGCGGGCTGAAATAACCGGTTGA
- a CDS encoding marine proteobacterial sortase target protein: MGVSTETDLKTPLKVQFSRAFIVDMLFTLLAAVMTGLSAGVLLILLVFGWSSAQADPAGETAAGLQLISLDGRQIEMAPLLNTRVEIDVAGMLAWVKVEQVFTNPSQLWMEGNYQFPLAEGSAVERMRMQIGKRRIEGVIEEKAAAKRIFRQAREAGKKASLLSQQRPNIFTLSATNIAPGEQVRVTIEFQQTVDYSGEEFELRFPMVVAPRYIPKQLSLDEAASISPPVIAEGAGLINPLAMEVRIDAGMPLSQVVSRYHRMVEERKEPGVVHLRLADGEVQADRDIVINWRPEIGAEPQLALFREQWQGQDYALLMLMPPASATAAEVLSRELVFIIDRSGSMSGPSMAQAKAALRLAVSRLQPDDRFNLIAFNNRSQSLFSNPQSATATNQQRALGFIDRLRADGGTEMRPALELALNQQAQVERLRQIVFLTDGSVGNEQQLFTLIQDKLGDSRLFTVGIGSAPNSHFMQRAADFGRGSFSYIGDLSEVSSAMQVLFTKLEHPSMRDIRLDWQGRGELDVEPGRLPDLYLGEPLLLALKGSDLDGELQVVGERDGAAWSRLVDLGRGETQRAGVHALWARERIRSIMASTGTTTPQQRRQAVLKIALEHQLISPFTSLVAVEKTPVRPQNESLHGGDLPVSLPAGWSVQAVFGQLPGTATWAPLNLLLGIGLLGLAWITLRFAPRVTGRWV, from the coding sequence ATGGGTGTAAGCACAGAAACTGATCTTAAAACACCACTCAAGGTTCAATTCAGCAGGGCCTTTATCGTCGATATGCTGTTTACCCTGCTGGCAGCGGTAATGACCGGGCTGTCCGCTGGCGTGTTGCTGATCCTGCTGGTTTTCGGCTGGAGTAGTGCACAGGCGGATCCAGCCGGTGAAACCGCGGCGGGGCTGCAGCTGATAAGCCTGGATGGTCGTCAGATCGAGATGGCACCACTGCTCAACACCCGAGTCGAGATCGATGTGGCCGGTATGCTGGCCTGGGTGAAAGTGGAGCAGGTATTTACCAATCCCAGCCAGCTCTGGATGGAGGGTAACTACCAGTTTCCACTGGCCGAAGGGAGTGCAGTGGAACGGATGAGGATGCAGATCGGCAAGCGGCGTATTGAAGGGGTGATCGAGGAGAAGGCGGCCGCCAAACGGATCTTCAGGCAGGCCAGAGAGGCGGGCAAAAAGGCCAGTCTGCTGTCTCAGCAGAGGCCGAATATTTTTACCCTTTCGGCAACCAATATTGCACCGGGTGAGCAGGTGCGGGTAACGATCGAATTTCAGCAGACCGTAGACTACTCCGGAGAGGAGTTTGAACTGCGCTTCCCTATGGTGGTTGCACCCCGCTATATCCCGAAACAGTTGTCGCTGGATGAGGCCGCTTCCATATCACCACCGGTGATTGCTGAAGGCGCCGGCCTGATCAATCCCCTGGCGATGGAGGTTCGGATCGATGCCGGTATGCCACTGTCACAGGTGGTCAGCCGTTATCACCGGATGGTGGAAGAGCGGAAAGAGCCGGGTGTGGTCCATCTTCGATTGGCGGATGGTGAGGTGCAGGCAGATCGGGATATTGTCATCAACTGGCGACCTGAGATCGGTGCAGAGCCGCAACTGGCCCTGTTTCGTGAACAGTGGCAGGGTCAGGACTACGCCCTGCTGATGCTGATGCCACCGGCGTCAGCAACAGCAGCGGAGGTGCTCTCCAGGGAGCTGGTGTTCATTATCGATCGTTCCGGTTCGATGAGCGGTCCTTCCATGGCGCAGGCCAAAGCCGCCCTGAGACTGGCGGTCAGCCGTCTGCAGCCGGATGACCGTTTCAATCTGATCGCCTTCAACAACCGCAGTCAATCCCTGTTCTCCAATCCCCAGTCCGCAACCGCCACCAATCAGCAGCGGGCATTGGGTTTTATCGATCGGCTGCGTGCCGATGGTGGAACCGAGATGAGGCCGGCCCTCGAGCTGGCACTGAACCAGCAGGCCCAGGTGGAGCGCCTACGCCAGATCGTCTTTCTCACTGATGGCAGTGTGGGCAATGAGCAGCAACTGTTCACTCTGATCCAGGATAAGCTGGGCGACAGCCGGCTCTTTACGGTCGGTATCGGATCAGCGCCGAACAGCCACTTCATGCAACGCGCCGCCGACTTTGGCCGTGGTTCGTTCAGCTACATTGGGGACTTATCCGAGGTCTCTAGTGCCATGCAGGTACTGTTTACTAAGCTTGAGCACCCCAGCATGAGAGATATTCGGCTCGACTGGCAGGGTCGGGGAGAGTTGGATGTGGAGCCGGGACGTCTACCCGATCTCTATCTTGGCGAACCGCTGCTCTTGGCCCTTAAAGGGAGTGACCTCGATGGTGAACTGCAGGTCGTGGGTGAGCGGGATGGTGCGGCCTGGAGTCGGCTGGTCGACCTCGGCCGGGGAGAGACTCAGCGTGCGGGAGTTCATGCTCTCTGGGCCAGGGAGCGAATCAGATCGATCATGGCCTCGACCGGTACGACCACGCCTCAACAGCGGCGCCAAGCTGTCCTGAAAATCGCCTTGGAGCATCAACTGATCTCACCCTTTACCAGTCTGGTGGCAGTTGAGAAGACCCCGGTGCGTCCTCAGAATGAGTCGCTTCACGGTGGCGATCTGCCGGTCAGTCTGCCGGCCGGCTGGTCTGTACAGGCGGTATTTGGACAGCTCCCCGGAACGGCTACCTGGGCGCCGCTCAATCTGTTACTCGGTATCGGTCTGTTGGGCCTGGCCTGGATAACCCTGCGATTCGCTCCGAGGGTCACTGGCCGATGGGTTTGA
- a CDS encoding OmpA family protein, translated as MKKHLIIVSLAGLLLQTPAFAQEQVETAPKEGFYGSLLGMLAGGLLGGPPGAVLGFTSGAVIGDLHAENEKLELAAKAPPKSQSESDFLLTQAHAHQQQFEQQQQDGSLLALQEGFSFCLGFRTGSSQIEPKMVEQLNSLAEMLKAFPQFQLLVEAGADQRGTEAFNHHLSRKRAEAVATMLIDAGLSSERIKLRYQGESAAIYPLTDVEGLAFDRMVQLTLLHGDAS; from the coding sequence ATGAAAAAACATCTTATCATCGTATCCCTTGCCGGTCTGCTGCTGCAGACGCCTGCGTTTGCCCAGGAGCAAGTTGAAACAGCACCAAAAGAGGGCTTCTACGGTTCGCTGCTCGGTATGCTGGCCGGTGGCCTGCTGGGTGGACCGCCGGGAGCGGTACTCGGTTTTACCAGCGGAGCGGTAATCGGCGATCTTCATGCCGAGAATGAGAAGTTGGAGTTGGCCGCGAAAGCCCCGCCAAAATCCCAGTCTGAGTCGGATTTCCTTCTCACTCAGGCCCATGCCCATCAGCAGCAGTTCGAGCAACAGCAGCAGGATGGCTCGCTGCTGGCACTGCAGGAGGGATTCAGTTTCTGTCTGGGGTTTCGTACCGGCAGCAGTCAAATTGAACCGAAGATGGTTGAGCAGCTGAACTCCCTGGCGGAGATGCTCAAAGCCTTTCCCCAGTTTCAGCTGCTGGTCGAAGCCGGAGCCGACCAGCGTGGTACAGAGGCGTTCAATCATCACTTGAGTCGTAAGCGCGCTGAGGCAGTGGCAACCATGCTGATCGATGCAGGTCTCTCATCAGAACGCATCAAGCTGCGTTATCAGGGAGAGTCGGCCGCTATCTACCCGTTGACCGATGTGGAAGGACTCGCTTTTGACCGTATGGTGCAACTCACCCTGTTGCATGGAGATGCTTCATGA
- a CDS encoding substrate-binding domain-containing protein, which translates to MTTNYRAFAVGLLLCLSSSANSVDLVINRDIDYESLSRNTLRSIFSMRMTQWPNGKPIRVFVMGDKTSQHADFSKHVLGVFPHQLRRAWNRQIYSGMGQAPMKVNTEAEMLEQIENTPGAIGYLTEDYINERVRKLSVE; encoded by the coding sequence ATGACAACCAACTATCGCGCATTTGCAGTCGGTTTGCTGCTCTGCCTATCGAGCTCAGCAAATTCCGTCGACCTGGTGATCAATCGGGACATCGATTACGAGAGTCTTTCCCGCAATACCCTGCGTTCCATTTTTAGTATGCGTATGACCCAGTGGCCGAATGGCAAGCCGATACGTGTCTTCGTTATGGGGGATAAAACTTCACAACACGCCGACTTCAGTAAACATGTACTTGGGGTTTTTCCCCACCAGCTGCGGCGAGCCTGGAATCGGCAGATCTACTCCGGAATGGGACAGGCCCCCATGAAGGTCAATACTGAAGCAGAGATGCTGGAACAGATTGAAAATACACCTGGCGCTATCGGCTATCTTACCGAGGACTATATCAATGAGCGTGTACGGAAGCTCTCCGTTGAATAA
- a CDS encoding bifunctional diguanylate cyclase/phosphodiesterase — protein MPQQNLNGIIEEHQAEKQPYFLSLKWKVMLLFSLVVLIMNAGLAGMGYLQQLKLFDTYQQQIHQQQNRQVKSLLDTSFYRLEQIALMIPSLAEAASQDSSIPLSKKLQTFFLHSAVTLEMEWGLEEAAYYSNENILEFNWQTGSLDAPFIELVNSVNRLETPLTMLQCNIRCSQYVATPLLYKGKHAGVILVGRSIADVIIEFNELAKTDIAVISHIDQASRFDHHSRFLGNWQRYISASSNLKRLLPLFQDTAEQVDLNTLINEGHTASFNGKEYTFNLVPASSDASVISADFILVSNITPVVQQIRQATTQSVLIGILGFILSELMLAAVLWNPMKRLLMISDSLPLLAKNAFEQVRQKLSLKHHDWYQDEIDVASDSAIELTYTLESLNEEIAHNTNSLIKRSEELARERDFLSTIMNSAQVIILTQDMDGAILTMNTEGCKFIGINDYRRGSGYFSDLYMNAEVANEMLPVMNGLRQGMIHVYQHDASAFSSDGQNKTISWVHSNLVEKPIAGIPAVLSIGLDITDRELAEQRLAWLANHDPLTELNNRRYFQTEFEKIITLAERYNHSSALLFFDLDQFKYINDSSGHHTGDAMLQIVARKLREITRSTDLIARLGGDEFAIVIPEADIPAATRYADKILSELKKITIPLKGHSHRVSASIGIVAYPNHGSNANELLSNADLAMYQAKESGRDQWHLFSSSEQAREQMSARATWKDKIERALSENGFILYFQPILEISSGIISHYEVLIRMVEKDGSIAMPGEFIPVAERTGLIHQINRYVLRASVAKLASLNQQDIDITLSINLSGRVIDDPELLPQLTHLVNSSGIDPTRLVFELTETAALADVNAAERLMKELQAIGCRFALDDFGVGFSSFYYLRELPLDIVKIDGSFIRQLPTNSMDQVFVKALTEMATALGKDTVAEFVEDEATLTLLKEIGVIYAQGYYIGRPSPEIPIKNLPIQKRQAETLQS, from the coding sequence ATGCCGCAACAGAATCTGAATGGCATAATTGAAGAACACCAGGCAGAGAAACAGCCCTACTTCCTCAGTCTGAAGTGGAAGGTCATGCTGCTGTTCAGTCTGGTGGTGCTGATCATGAATGCCGGCCTGGCAGGCATGGGTTATCTCCAGCAGCTGAAGTTGTTCGATACCTATCAACAACAGATCCATCAACAGCAGAACAGGCAGGTCAAGTCGTTACTGGATACCAGCTTCTACCGTCTGGAACAGATTGCACTGATGATTCCCTCCCTGGCAGAAGCGGCCAGCCAGGACAGCTCCATTCCGTTGAGCAAAAAACTGCAGACCTTCTTCCTGCACAGCGCCGTCACCCTGGAGATGGAGTGGGGGCTTGAAGAGGCGGCCTACTACAGTAATGAAAACATATTAGAGTTTAATTGGCAGACCGGTAGTCTCGACGCCCCCTTCATAGAGCTGGTCAACTCGGTCAACAGGCTGGAGACGCCTCTGACCATGCTGCAATGTAATATCCGCTGCAGCCAGTATGTGGCCACGCCTCTGCTGTATAAGGGTAAGCATGCCGGTGTCATCCTGGTGGGACGATCCATCGCCGACGTGATAATCGAATTCAATGAACTGGCAAAGACCGATATTGCGGTCATCAGCCATATCGATCAGGCCTCCCGATTTGACCACCACTCCCGTTTTTTAGGCAATTGGCAGCGCTACATCAGCGCCTCAAGCAACCTGAAAAGGCTGTTGCCTCTGTTCCAGGATACGGCTGAACAAGTTGATTTGAACACCCTGATCAATGAGGGACACACAGCCAGTTTCAACGGCAAGGAGTACACCTTCAATCTGGTTCCGGCCAGCAGTGATGCCTCAGTGATTTCTGCGGATTTCATTCTGGTAAGTAATATCACACCGGTGGTACAGCAGATCCGACAGGCAACCACCCAGTCGGTATTGATCGGCATCCTCGGCTTCATCCTCTCAGAACTGATGTTGGCGGCCGTGCTCTGGAATCCGATGAAACGTCTGCTGATGATCTCTGACAGCCTGCCCCTGCTGGCAAAAAACGCCTTCGAACAGGTCCGCCAAAAACTCAGTCTGAAACACCATGACTGGTATCAGGATGAGATAGACGTCGCCAGTGACTCCGCCATTGAATTGACCTACACACTGGAGAGTCTCAACGAAGAGATCGCCCACAATACCAACAGCTTGATCAAACGCAGTGAAGAGCTGGCACGGGAGCGAGATTTCCTCAGCACCATCATGAACAGCGCTCAGGTGATCATTCTCACTCAGGATATGGATGGTGCCATTCTGACCATGAATACCGAGGGGTGTAAGTTTATCGGTATCAATGATTATCGCCGGGGTAGCGGCTACTTCAGCGATCTCTATATGAATGCCGAGGTCGCCAATGAGATGTTACCGGTGATGAATGGATTGAGGCAGGGTATGATCCATGTCTACCAGCATGATGCTTCGGCCTTCTCATCGGATGGGCAGAATAAAACCATATCCTGGGTCCACTCCAACCTGGTCGAAAAGCCGATAGCCGGTATACCGGCTGTGCTCTCAATCGGGCTCGATATCACCGACCGGGAACTGGCGGAACAGCGGCTGGCCTGGCTGGCCAATCACGACCCACTCACCGAACTCAATAACCGTCGTTATTTCCAGACAGAGTTTGAAAAGATCATCACGCTGGCTGAACGCTACAACCACTCCAGCGCACTGCTGTTTTTCGACCTGGATCAGTTCAAGTACATCAACGATTCCAGCGGACACCACACCGGTGACGCCATGTTGCAGATCGTAGCCCGTAAACTGCGTGAGATCACCCGCTCAACCGACCTCATCGCACGACTTGGGGGAGATGAGTTTGCGATTGTCATACCCGAAGCCGATATACCTGCAGCCACCCGCTATGCGGACAAAATTCTCAGCGAGCTGAAGAAGATCACCATTCCGCTGAAGGGGCACAGCCATCGGGTCTCTGCCAGCATCGGTATCGTTGCCTACCCAAACCATGGCAGCAATGCCAACGAACTGCTCTCGAATGCGGATCTCGCCATGTATCAGGCCAAAGAGTCTGGCCGTGACCAGTGGCATCTCTTCTCCAGCAGTGAACAGGCTCGTGAACAGATGAGTGCCCGGGCTACCTGGAAAGACAAGATCGAACGGGCCCTCTCCGAGAATGGCTTCATACTCTACTTCCAACCGATCCTGGAGATCAGCAGCGGCATCATCTCCCACTACGAAGTGCTGATCAGAATGGTGGAGAAGGATGGGTCGATTGCGATGCCCGGCGAGTTCATCCCGGTTGCCGAGCGAACAGGACTGATCCACCAGATCAATCGCTATGTGTTGCGGGCATCAGTCGCCAAGCTGGCCAGTCTGAACCAACAGGATATCGATATCACCCTGTCGATCAACCTCTCGGGCCGGGTGATCGATGACCCGGAACTGCTGCCCCAACTGACCCACCTGGTCAACAGTAGCGGCATCGACCCGACCAGACTGGTATTCGAGTTGACCGAGACCGCCGCATTGGCCGATGTGAATGCCGCCGAGCGGCTGATGAAAGAGCTGCAAGCGATTGGCTGCCGCTTTGCACTGGATGATTTTGGCGTCGGTTTCTCATCCTTCTACTATCTGCGTGAACTGCCGTTGGACATCGTCAAGATCGACGGCTCCTTCATCAGGCAGCTACCCACCAACTCCATGGATCAGGTTTTCGTCAAGGCACTGACAGAAATGGCCACCGCACTGGGCAAGGATACGGTCGCCGAATTTGTCGAAGACGAAGCGACTCTGACACTGCTGAAAGAGATCGGCGTGATCTATGCACAGGGATACTATATCGGCAGACCCTCACCGGAAATTCCGATTAAGAACCTGCCCATACAGAAACGGCAGGCGGAGACCCTGCAAAGCTAA
- the pdsR gene encoding proteobacterial dedicated sortase system response regulator → MAKREIAIIEDEQAIRDNTIDFLTRRGYSVKGFASRAEALSAFVGKLPDLVILDIGLADDVDGGFELCRELRSRSSTLPIIFLTARDSDFDSVAGLRLGADDYISKETSLPQLVARIAALFRRIEAMQEPQKPQQPLQRNDLRIDVDRLMAEWRGSSLQLTVTEFWMLHALVRHPGHVRSRDKLMEEAHIYVDSSSVSTHIKRIRRKFLEIDPEFAHIDTVYGAGYRWKP, encoded by the coding sequence GTGGCCAAAAGAGAAATTGCCATCATCGAGGACGAGCAGGCGATCCGGGACAACACGATCGACTTTCTGACCCGCCGGGGATACAGCGTAAAGGGTTTTGCCAGCCGTGCAGAGGCTCTTTCCGCCTTTGTCGGCAAGCTGCCTGACCTGGTGATTCTGGACATCGGCCTGGCGGACGATGTGGATGGGGGATTTGAGCTCTGTCGGGAGCTGCGCAGTCGCTCCAGCACGCTGCCGATCATCTTTCTAACCGCCAGGGACAGCGATTTCGATAGCGTCGCCGGGCTGCGCCTTGGTGCTGATGACTACATCAGTAAGGAGACCAGCCTGCCCCAGCTGGTGGCACGCATAGCCGCCCTGTTTCGCCGTATCGAGGCGATGCAGGAGCCGCAGAAGCCGCAGCAACCACTGCAACGCAATGATCTTCGTATTGATGTGGATCGACTCATGGCTGAGTGGCGGGGATCCTCTCTCCAGCTGACGGTTACCGAATTCTGGATGCTGCATGCCCTGGTTCGCCATCCGGGCCATGTCCGCAGCCGGGACAAGCTGATGGAGGAGGCTCATATCTACGTCGACAGCAGCAGTGTCTCAACCCACATCAAACGCATTCGACGAAAATTCCTCGAAATCGATCCTGAGTTTGCTCATATCGATACGGTCTACGGTGCGGGATACCGCTGGAAACCCTAA
- a CDS encoding ATP-binding protein → MQTAPGFLRSLRFKLLLASLTLLLIPWAGYQYLQGMEQTLREAQQRLLMNRAEIIANLLAVQSVKWLSQKPVNADITPSLYVFPLNNPPVIDGYADEWLSLKPQAESFNTAGALNRRLGFDWLAGFHGNNLYLLLEVRDQQLTYPSNEQNLAAGDHLIVALPGDGSNTRQLRLGTPAPGWVHVQEQDNARPIPGLAGEWQETDAGYRVELQLPRELTAGRISVAVIDYDQTAQKPAVKLATSGLQYNTGLAYLTLPKPEVERLLHGLADNSHRYTLLNPHRQVIGRHGAVHTASHKLESLPQRLISLILSEEQAEPFSERERLGRLDGPEIRQALSGEGAVYRYQAAGTNLTMLSSAYPIRVEGEIMGALVVEQSSQEILILQQSAIEDLLLISLGLFIVTGGSLLLLATSITRRITRLSGKYQQAVSPDGRLLKPITASRQKDELGQLDASLSAVLKRTKEYSHYLESMASRLAHEFRTPLSVIRSSLENLEAEVESNPQSDGQAALVYAKRAQEGTHRLNQILTRLREATRLEHSLQQTEVVETDLTMLLQGLSQGYADSHQSIRFETQLPDQPTISLVSAELISQALDKLISNAVDFHQLETPIRLELQRQGEESVRISVINRGAPMDESTQQNLFKSIYSRRASSSDQQPHLGLGLYLVRLIAEFHRGRVWAENLPDGVSFSMELPLNHHAAK, encoded by the coding sequence GTGCAGACGGCTCCCGGCTTCCTTCGCTCCCTACGCTTCAAACTGCTACTGGCCTCACTCACCCTGTTGCTGATTCCCTGGGCCGGTTACCAATATCTGCAGGGGATGGAGCAGACATTGAGAGAGGCGCAACAACGATTGTTGATGAACCGAGCCGAAATCATCGCCAATCTGCTGGCGGTGCAATCGGTGAAATGGCTTTCGCAGAAACCGGTCAATGCAGATATCACCCCCTCACTCTACGTCTTCCCGCTGAACAACCCTCCCGTGATCGATGGCTATGCGGATGAGTGGCTCAGCCTCAAGCCTCAGGCAGAAAGTTTCAACACAGCTGGCGCCCTGAACAGGAGGCTAGGCTTTGATTGGCTGGCCGGTTTCCATGGCAACAACCTCTATCTGCTGCTCGAGGTCAGGGATCAGCAACTGACCTACCCTTCCAATGAGCAGAACCTGGCCGCAGGCGATCATTTGATCGTTGCACTACCCGGTGACGGGAGTAACACCAGACAACTGCGGCTCGGCACACCTGCACCAGGCTGGGTGCATGTCCAGGAGCAGGACAACGCCCGGCCAATTCCGGGATTGGCCGGTGAGTGGCAGGAGACAGACGCGGGTTATCGAGTCGAGCTGCAACTGCCCCGCGAGCTGACGGCAGGAAGAATCTCGGTAGCGGTGATCGATTATGACCAGACGGCGCAAAAGCCCGCGGTAAAACTTGCCACCTCAGGCCTGCAGTACAACACGGGGCTAGCCTATCTCACCCTGCCCAAACCAGAGGTGGAGAGATTGCTCCACGGCCTGGCCGACAACAGTCATCGCTATACACTGCTCAACCCTCATCGCCAGGTGATTGGACGTCATGGGGCAGTCCATACGGCCAGCCACAAGCTGGAGAGTCTGCCGCAGCGACTGATCTCTCTGATCCTTTCCGAGGAGCAAGCTGAACCCTTCAGCGAGCGTGAGCGATTGGGCCGCCTGGATGGCCCGGAGATTCGACAGGCTCTCTCTGGCGAAGGTGCTGTCTATCGCTACCAGGCAGCGGGTACCAATCTGACGATGCTATCCAGCGCCTATCCGATCCGAGTGGAGGGTGAAATCATGGGTGCTTTGGTGGTCGAACAGAGCAGCCAGGAGATATTGATACTCCAGCAGAGCGCAATTGAGGACCTGCTACTGATCAGCCTGGGATTGTTCATTGTGACCGGAGGCAGCCTGCTACTGCTGGCCACATCGATTACCAGACGTATCACCCGCCTCAGTGGTAAATACCAGCAGGCTGTCAGTCCGGATGGCCGCCTGCTCAAACCGATAACCGCCTCTCGACAGAAGGATGAGTTGGGTCAACTTGATGCCAGCCTGAGTGCAGTATTGAAACGCACCAAGGAGTACAGCCACTATCTTGAATCCATGGCCTCACGATTGGCACACGAGTTTCGTACCCCGCTGAGTGTGATTCGATCCTCTCTGGAAAACCTGGAGGCAGAGGTAGAGTCGAATCCGCAAAGCGATGGACAAGCCGCATTGGTTTATGCAAAGCGTGCCCAGGAGGGGACCCACAGACTGAACCAGATATTGACCCGTTTGCGGGAAGCCACACGCCTGGAGCACTCCCTGCAGCAAACCGAAGTGGTGGAGACCGATCTGACGATGTTGCTGCAGGGACTCTCACAGGGATATGCAGACAGCCATCAATCGATCAGATTCGAAACCCAACTGCCCGATCAACCGACCATCAGCCTGGTCTCAGCAGAACTGATCAGTCAGGCACTGGACAAACTGATCAGTAACGCGGTGGATTTCCATCAGTTGGAAACCCCGATACGTCTCGAACTGCAACGCCAGGGGGAAGAGAGTGTCCGCATCAGTGTCATCAACCGGGGAGCGCCGATGGATGAGAGTACACAACAAAACCTGTTCAAATCCATCTATAGCCGTCGCGCTTCATCCAGCGATCAGCAACCACATCTTGGTCTCGGACTCTATCTGGTTCGTTTGATTGCGGAATTCCATCGAGGCAGGGTATGGGCGGAAAATCTGCCGGATGGAGTGAGCTTCAGCATGGAACTGCCCCTCAATCATCACGCGGCTAAGTAA
- a CDS encoding class I SAM-dependent methyltransferase: MIRFKQQRLAFKGWLLSVISGRLKTASQRGRISRFDIILLAIAWGNIGYAAGISYLRHVGERVIKSKGPILECGSGATTLLIAMLTQNEQRDFVIFEHNLEWYKHLQMILKRLGFEQVKLIHAPLIDYGDFRWYSPPALKHQPPFELVICDGPPGSIPGGRYGLLPIMGKQLSSNCLILLDDTHRKAEQHIITSWRRQRCLRFNRMGYLGTYSEVEFC, encoded by the coding sequence ATGATCAGATTTAAACAACAGCGTTTAGCCTTCAAGGGCTGGCTACTCTCCGTGATCAGCGGACGATTGAAAACGGCGTCACAGCGGGGCAGAATCAGTCGCTTCGATATCATTCTACTGGCGATCGCCTGGGGCAACATCGGCTATGCCGCCGGTATCTCCTATCTACGTCACGTTGGCGAAAGGGTGATCAAGTCTAAAGGCCCCATCCTGGAGTGCGGATCTGGCGCCACCACCCTGCTGATCGCCATGCTGACCCAGAATGAGCAGCGGGATTTTGTTATCTTCGAACACAACCTTGAGTGGTACAAGCACCTGCAAATGATCCTCAAACGACTCGGATTTGAGCAGGTAAAACTGATCCATGCACCACTGATCGACTATGGTGATTTTCGCTGGTACAGCCCCCCAGCACTGAAACACCAACCCCCCTTCGAACTGGTTATCTGTGACGGTCCACCAGGCTCGATTCCCGGCGGACGATATGGACTCTTACCGATCATGGGCAAGCAGCTCTCAAGCAACTGCCTGATACTGCTTGATGACACACACCGCAAGGCGGAACAGCACATCATCACAAGTTGGCGTCGACAGCGCTGCCTGAGGTTCAACCGAATGGGTTATCTCGGCACCTATTCAGAAGTGGAGTTTTGTTGA